A stretch of Brassica rapa cultivar Chiifu-401-42 chromosome A08, CAAS_Brap_v3.01, whole genome shotgun sequence DNA encodes these proteins:
- the LOC103833514 gene encoding UDP-glycosyltransferase 75D1-like, producing the protein MDNKNDSSKSLTGPHFLFVTFPAQGHINPSLELAKRLAGTITGVRVTFAATDSAYNRCMLSKENVPETLVFATYSEAHKDDIKSSTSTDRSREYMSATRRRGRETLTELIEDNRRQNRPFTCVVYTIFLPWVAELAREFHIPSALLWVQPVTVFSIFYHYFNGYADAISEIATNDPSGSIKLPSLPQFRLRDLPTIIFRPDAYSFLVPAYQDQIDSLKQEENPKILVNSFQELEEEALSAVLDNFMIVPVGPLITTRADDSGIDDKYKQWLDAKTDSSVIYISFGTLAVLSKKQLAEVCKALIESRRPFLWVIAEKSFRSKEDGEEKEEEGIKSFREELDEIGMVVSWCNQFSVLKHRSIGCFVTHCGWNSTLESLVAGVPVVAFPQRIDQMTNAKLLEESWRTGVRVMEKKEDEEVVVESEEIRRCIEEVMEEKAEEFRRNAARWRDIADEVVREGGSSFNHLKAFVDEHM; encoded by the coding sequence atGGATAACAAAAATGATTCATCTAAATCACTTACTGGACCACACTTTCTGTTCGTGACATTTCCAGCACAAGGCCACATCAACCCATCTCTCGAGCTCGCCAAGCGCCTCGCCGGAACAATAACCGGAGTTCGAGTCACCTTCGCAGCCACAGACTCCGCCTATAACCGATGTATGCTCTCCAAAGAAAACGTCCCTGAAACATTAGTCTTCGCCACGTACTCCGAAGCCCACAAAGACGACATCAAATCATCTACTTCCACCGACAGATCCCGCGAATACATGTCTGCTACGAGACGCCGTGGCAGAGAAACCCTAACCGAACTAATCGAAGATAACCGGCGTCAAAACCGGCCTTTTACCTGCGTGGTTTACACCATCTTCCTCCCTTGGGTCGCTGAGCTGGCTCGTGAGTTTCACATCCCTTCTGCTCTTCTCTGGGTCCAGCCGGTAACTGTCTTCTCCATCTTCTACCACTACTTCAATGGCTACGCAGATGCAATCTCAGAGATAGCTACTAACGACCCTTCTGGTTCTATTAAGCTACCCTCTCTGCCACAGTTCCGTCTCCGAGATCTTCCCACAATAATCTTCCGTCCAGACGCATATTCATTTCTTGTACCGGCGTATCAAGATCAGATAGATTCACTGAAGCAAGAGGAAAACCCTAAGATCCTCGTGAATAGTTTCCAAGAGCTTGAAGAAGAAGCTCTCAGCGCAGTACTTGATAACTTCATGATTGTCCCCGTTGGTCCATTGATAACCACTAGGGCCGATGACTCTGGGATTGATGATAAATACAAGCAGTGGTTGGATGCAAAAACGGATTCGTCTGTAATTTATATTTCCTTCGGGACGCTTGCCGTGTTGAGCAAGAAACAGCTTGCAGAGGTCTGCAAGGCCTTGATAGAGAGTCGGAGGCCGTTTCTGTGGGTGATTGCGGAGAAGTCATTCAGAAGTAAAGAAGATggggaagagaaagaagaggagGGCATAAAGAGTTTCAGAGAAGAGCTGGATGAGATAGGAATGGTGGTTTCTTGGTGCAATCAGTTTAGCGTTTTGAAGCATAGATCAATAGGTTGTTTCGTGACGCATTGCGGGTGGAACTCGACGCTGGAGAGCTTGGTCGCCGGAGTTCCGGTGGTTGCGTTTCCGCAGCGGATTGATCAGATGACGAACGCCAAGCTTCTAGAAGAGTCTTGGAGGACAGGTGTGAGAGTGATGGAAAagaaggaagatgaagaagttgtGGTGGAGAGTGAGGAGATACGGCGGTGCATTGAGGAAGTGATGGAGGAGAAGGCGGAGGAGTTTAGGAGAAACGCGGCGAGGTGGAGAGATATAGCGGACGAGGTGGTGAGAGAAGGAGGATCTTCCTTTAATCATCTCAAAGCTTTTGTCGATGAGCACATGTGA